The following are encoded together in the Peromyscus leucopus breed LL Stock chromosome 1, UCI_PerLeu_2.1, whole genome shotgun sequence genome:
- the Ctsw gene encoding LOW QUALITY PROTEIN: cathepsin W (The sequence of the model RefSeq protein was modified relative to this genomic sequence to represent the inferred CDS: inserted 1 base in 1 codon), which translates to MMLTAHLSYFLALWTAGQALSGSLLTKDAGPRPLELTEVFKLFQIKYNRSYSNGLEYARRLDIFAHNLAQAQRLQEEDLGTAEFGETPFSDLTEEEFGQLYGHQRVPERIPNIVKKAGSEKWGEPMPSTCDWRKAASIISSIKDQKNCNCCWAIAAADNIEALWRIKHRQSVEVSVQELLDCDRCGNGCHGGFVWDAYMTVLNNSGLASEKDYPFQGHPNPKGCLAKKYKKVAWIQDFIMLSSNEQVIAGYLATHGPITVTINMKLLQGYRKGVIKATHTTCDPQHVDHSVLLVGFGKGKEKKGIRSGTLLSQARKPRRSVPYWILKNSWGXEWGEKGYFRLYRGNNSCGITKYPFTARVDHPGKKQPISCPP; encoded by the exons ATGATGCTGACTGCCCACCTCTCCTACTTTCTGGCCCTGTGGACAGCAGGCCAAGCCCTCAGTGGCTCCCTCCTCACCAAG GATGCAGGTCCCCGCCCACTGGAGCTGACAGAAGTCTTCAAGCTGTTCCAGATCAAGTACAACCGGAGCTACTCAAA TGGTCTAGAGTATGCTCGCCGTCTGGACATCTTTGCACACAACCTGGCCCAGGCTCAACGGCTGCAGGAGGAAGACTTGGGCACGGCAGAGTTTGGGGAGACTCCATTCAGTGACCTCACAG AGGAGGAGTTTGGCCAGCTATACGGGCATCAGAGGGTACCTGAAAGGATCCCCAACATAGTCAAAAAGGCAGGATCTGAAAAGTGGGGGGAACCCATGCCCTCTACCTGTGACTGGCGTAAGGCAGCAAGCATCATCTCATCGATCAAGGACCAG AAAAACTGCAATTGCTGCTGGGCCATAGCAGCAGCGGATAACATCGAGGCCCTGTGGCGCATCAAACACCGCCAGTCTGTGGAAGTCTCCGTGCAGG AGCTGCTGGACTGTGACCGCTGTGGAAATGGCTGCCACGGTGGCTTTGTGTGGGATGCATATATGACTGTCCTCAACAACA GTGGCCTGGCCAGCGAAAAGGATTACCCATTCCAGGGGCACCCCAACCCCAAAGGGTGCCTAGCCAAGAAGTACAAGAAGGTGGCCTGGATCCAAGATTTCATCATGTTGTCCAGTAACGAGCAGG TAATTGCAGGCTACCTGGCTACCCATGGCCCCATCACTGTGACCATCAACATGAAGCTGCTACAG GGCTACCGGAAGGGTGTGATCAAGGCCACACACACTACCTGTGACCCCCAGCATGTGGACCACTCAGTCCTGCTGGTGGGCTTTGGCAAGGGCAAGGAGAAGAAAGGCATACGGTCAGGGACGCTCTTGTCCCAGGCTCGCAAGCCTCGCCGCTCTGTGCCGTACTGGATCCTGAAGAACTCCTGGG CCGAATGGGGCGAGAAG GGCTACTTCAGACTATACCGGGGAAACAACAGCTGTGGCATCACCAAGTACCCGTTCACAGCTCGTGTAGACCATCCGGGGAAGAAGCAACCAATCTCTTGCCCACCTTGA
- the Fosl1 gene encoding LOW QUALITY PROTEIN: fos-related antigen 1 (The sequence of the model RefSeq protein was modified relative to this genomic sequence to represent the inferred CDS: inserted 2 bases in 1 codon) — protein MYRDFGEPGPSSGAGSAYGRPAQPPQAQAQTAQQQKFHLVPSINAVSGSQELQWMVQPHFLGPGGYPRPLAYPQYSPPQPRPGVIRALGPPPGVRRRPCEQISPEEEERRRVRRERNKLAAAKCRNRRKELTDFLQAETDKLEDEKSGLQREIEELQKQKERLELVLEAHRPICKIPEGAKDTGGTGGTSGTSSTSAPAAXRRPRQPTSPLPPVPCISLSPGPVLEPEALHTPTLMTTPSLTPFTPSLVFTYPSTPEPCSSAHRKSSSSSGDPSSDPLGSPTLLAL, from the exons ATGTACCGAGACTTCGGGGAACCGGGACCGAGCTCCGGGGCCGGCAGCGCGTACGGTCGCCCCGCGCAGCCCCCGCAAGCGCAGGCACAGACCGCCCAGCAGCAG AAGTTCCACCTTGTGCCAAGCATCAATGCGGTGAGTGGCAGCCAGGAGCTGCAGTGGATGGTGCAGCCTCATTTCCTGGGACCTGGCGGCTACCCCCGACCTCTGGCCTACCCCCAGTACAGTCCCCCTCAGCCCCGACCAGGAGTCATCCGAGCCCTAGGGCCACCTCCAGGGGTGCGTCGCCGGCCCTGTGAGCAG ATCAGCCCAGAAGAGGAAGAGCGTCGCAGAGTGAGGCGCGAAAGAAACAAGTTAGCAGCGGCTAAGTGCAGAAACCGGAGAAAGGAACTGACAGACTTCCTGCAGGCG GAGACCGACAAATTGGAGGATGAGAAATCCGGCCTGCAGCGAGAGATTGAAGAGCTGCAGAAGCAGAAGGAGCGCCTGGAGCTGGTGTTGGAAGCCCACCGCCCCATCTGCAAAATCCCGGAAGGAGCTAAGGACACAGGTGGTACCGGCGGTACCAGCGGCACCAGCAGCACCAGCGCACCAGCGGC CCGGCGGCCCCGGCAGCCCACCAGCCCCCTGCCGCCCGTACCTTGTATCTCCCTTTCTCCAGGGCCTGTACTTGAACCGGAAGCACTGCACACCCCCACGCTCATGACCACACCCTCTCTGACCCCCTTCACGCCCAGCCTGGTTTTCACCTATCCTAGCACACCTGAACCTTGCTCCTCAGCTCATcgaaagagcagcagcagcagcggggaCCCCTCCTCCGACCCCCTGGGTTCTCCCACACTCCTGGCTTTGTGA
- the Ccdc85b gene encoding coiled-coil domain-containing protein 85B has product MEAEAGGLEELTDEEMAALGKEELVRRLRREEAARLAALVQRGRLMQEVNRQLQGHLGEIRELKQLNRRLQAENRELRDLCCFLDSERQRGRRAARQWQLFGTQASRAVREDLGGCWQKLAELEGRQEELLRENLALKELCLALGEEWGPRGGPGGAVGSGAGPTPELALPPCGPRDLGDGSSSTGSVGSPDQLPLACSPDD; this is encoded by the coding sequence ATGGAGGCCGAAGCAGGGGGCCTGGAGGAGCTGACGGACGAGGAGATGGCGGCGCTGGGTAAGGAGGAGCTGGTGCGGCGCCTGCGGCGGGAGGAGGCGGCGCGCCTGGCAGCGCTGGTGCAGCGCGGCCGCCTGATGCAGGAGGTGAATCGACAGCTGCAGGGTCACCTGGGCGAGATCCGTGAGCTCAAGCAGCTTAACCGGCGCCTGCAGGCGGAGAACCGGGAGCTGCGCGAtctctgctgcttcctggactCGGAGCGCCAGCGGGGACGGCGTGCAGCGCGCCAGTGGCAGCTCTTCGGGACCCAAGCATCCCGGGCGGTGCGCGAGGACCTGGGTGGCTGTTGGCAGAAGCTAGCCGAGCTGGAAGGCCGCCAGGAGGAGCTGCTGCGGGAAAACCTGGCGCTTAAGGAGCTTTGCCTAGCACTGGGCGAAGAGTGGGGCCCCCGCGGTGGCCCTGGCGGCGCAGTGGGCTCAGGCGCCGGGCCCACACCCGAGCTCGCCCTGCCCCCGTGCGGACCCCGTGACTTAGGCGATGGAAGTTCCAGCACTGGCAGTGTGGGCAGCCCAGATCAGTTGCCTCTAGCCTGCTCCCCCGATGACTGA
- the LOC114709170 gene encoding acidic fibroblast growth factor intracellular-binding protein isoform X2 produces the protein MTSELDIFVGNTTLIDEDVYRLWLDGYSVNDAVALRVRSGILEQTGATAGVLQSDTMDHYRTFHMLERLLHAPPKLLHQLIFQIPPSRQALLIERYYTFDEAFVREVLGKKLSKGTKKDLDDISTKTGITLKSCRRQFDNFKRVFKVVEEMRGSLVDNIQQHFLLSDRLARDYAAIVFFANNRFETGKKKLQYLSFGDFAFCAELMIQNWTLGAVDSQMDDMDVDLDKEFLQDLKELKVLVADKDLLDLHKSLVCTALRGKLGVFSEMETNFKNLSRGLVNVAAKLTHNKDVRDLFVDLVEKFVEPCRSDHWPLSDVRLFLNQYSASVHSLDGFRHQALWDRYMGTLRGCLLRLYHD, from the exons ATGACTAGCGAACTAGACATTTTCGTGGGGAACACGACACTTATAGATGAAGACGTGTATCGCCTCTGGCTGGATGGTTACTCAG TGAACGATGCGGTGGCCCTGCGAGTGCGCTCCGGAATCCTGGAGCAGACAGGCGCCACCGCAGGAGTGCTGCAGAGCGACACCATGGACCACTACCGCACCTTTCACATGCTCGAGCGTCTGCTGCACGCGCCGCCGAAGCTGCTGCACCAGCTCATCTTCCAGATCCCTCCCTCCCGGCAGGCGCTCCTCATCGAGAG GTACTACACTTTTGACGAGGCCTTTGTTCGGGAGGTCTTGGGCAAGAAGCTGTCCAAAGGTACCAAGAAAGACCTGGATGACATCAGCACCAAAACAGGAATTACCCTCAAGAGCTGCCGGAGGCAG TTTGACAATTTTAAGCGAGTCTTCAAGGTGGTGGAAGAGATGCGGGGCTCCCTGGTGGATAACATCCAGCAACATTTCCTCCTCTCTGACCGCCTAGCCAG AGACTACGCCGCCATTGTCTTCTTTGCCAACAACCGCtttgagacaggaaagaaaaagctgCAGTACCTGAGCTTTGGTGACTTTGCCTTCTGTGCGGAGCTTATGATCCAGAACTGGACCCTTGGAGCCGTCG ACTCCCAGATGGATGACATGGATGTGGACTTAGACAAGGAGTTTCTCCAAGACTTGAAGGAGCTCAAGGTTCTCGTAGCTGACAAGGACCTTCTAGACTTGCATAAGAG CCTGGTGTGTACTGCCCTCCGGGGAAAGCTGGGTGTCTTCTCTGAGATGGAAACCAACTTCAAG AATCTGTCCCGGGGGCTGGTGAATGTGGCTGCCAAGCTGACCCACAATAAGGATGTCAGAGACCTATTTGTGGACCTTGTGGAGAAG TTTGTGGAACCCTGCCGCTCTGACCACTGGCCACTGAGTGACGTGAGACTCTTCCTGAACCAGTATTCAGCGTCTGTCCACTCCCTGGATGGCTTCCG GCACCAGGCCCTCTGGGACCGCTACATGGGTACCCTCCGTGGCTGCCTCCTGCGCCTCTATCATGACTAA
- the LOC114709170 gene encoding acidic fibroblast growth factor intracellular-binding protein isoform X1 → MTSELDIFVGNTTLIDEDVYRLWLDGYSVNDAVALRVRSGILEQTGATAGVLQSDTMDHYRTFHMLERLLHAPPKLLHQLIFQIPPSRQALLIERYYTFDEAFVREVLGKKLSKGTKKDLDDISTKTGITLKSCRRQFDNFKRVFKVVEEMRGSLVDNIQQHFLLSDRLARDYAAIVFFANNRFETGKKKLQYLSFGDFAFCAELMIQNWTLGAVGEAPTDPDSQMDDMDVDLDKEFLQDLKELKVLVADKDLLDLHKSLVCTALRGKLGVFSEMETNFKNLSRGLVNVAAKLTHNKDVRDLFVDLVEKFVEPCRSDHWPLSDVRLFLNQYSASVHSLDGFRHQALWDRYMGTLRGCLLRLYHD, encoded by the exons ATGACTAGCGAACTAGACATTTTCGTGGGGAACACGACACTTATAGATGAAGACGTGTATCGCCTCTGGCTGGATGGTTACTCAG TGAACGATGCGGTGGCCCTGCGAGTGCGCTCCGGAATCCTGGAGCAGACAGGCGCCACCGCAGGAGTGCTGCAGAGCGACACCATGGACCACTACCGCACCTTTCACATGCTCGAGCGTCTGCTGCACGCGCCGCCGAAGCTGCTGCACCAGCTCATCTTCCAGATCCCTCCCTCCCGGCAGGCGCTCCTCATCGAGAG GTACTACACTTTTGACGAGGCCTTTGTTCGGGAGGTCTTGGGCAAGAAGCTGTCCAAAGGTACCAAGAAAGACCTGGATGACATCAGCACCAAAACAGGAATTACCCTCAAGAGCTGCCGGAGGCAG TTTGACAATTTTAAGCGAGTCTTCAAGGTGGTGGAAGAGATGCGGGGCTCCCTGGTGGATAACATCCAGCAACATTTCCTCCTCTCTGACCGCCTAGCCAG AGACTACGCCGCCATTGTCTTCTTTGCCAACAACCGCtttgagacaggaaagaaaaagctgCAGTACCTGAGCTTTGGTGACTTTGCCTTCTGTGCGGAGCTTATGATCCAGAACTGGACCCTTGGAGCCGTCGGTGAGGCCCCCACTGACCCAG ACTCCCAGATGGATGACATGGATGTGGACTTAGACAAGGAGTTTCTCCAAGACTTGAAGGAGCTCAAGGTTCTCGTAGCTGACAAGGACCTTCTAGACTTGCATAAGAG CCTGGTGTGTACTGCCCTCCGGGGAAAGCTGGGTGTCTTCTCTGAGATGGAAACCAACTTCAAG AATCTGTCCCGGGGGCTGGTGAATGTGGCTGCCAAGCTGACCCACAATAAGGATGTCAGAGACCTATTTGTGGACCTTGTGGAGAAG TTTGTGGAACCCTGCCGCTCTGACCACTGGCCACTGAGTGACGTGAGACTCTTCCTGAACCAGTATTCAGCGTCTGTCCACTCCCTGGATGGCTTCCG GCACCAGGCCCTCTGGGACCGCTACATGGGTACCCTCCGTGGCTGCCTCCTGCGCCTCTATCATGACTAA
- the Efemp2 gene encoding LOW QUALITY PROTEIN: EGF-containing fibulin-like extracellular matrix protein 2 (The sequence of the model RefSeq protein was modified relative to this genomic sequence to represent the inferred CDS: inserted 1 base in 1 codon) has protein sequence MLPFASCLPGSLLLWALLLLLLGAASPQDSEEPDSYTECTDGYEWDADSQHCRDVNECLTIPEACKGEMKCINHYGGYLCLPRSAAVINDLHGEGPPPPVPPAQHPNPCPPGYEPDEQESCVDVDECAQALHDCRPSQDCHNLPGSYQCTCPDGYRKIGPECVDIDECRYRYCQHRCVNLPGSFRCQCEPGFQLGPNNRSCVDVNECDMGAPCEQRCFNSYGTFLCRCNQGYELHRDGFSCSDIDECSYSSYLCQYRCVNEPGRFSCHCPQGYQLLATRLCQDIDECESGAHQCSESQTCVNFHGGYRCVDTNRCVEPYVQVSDNRCLCPVSNPLCREQPSSIVHRYMSITSERSVPADVFQIQATSVYPGAYNAFQIRAGNTQXDFYIRQINNVSAMLVLARPVTGPREYVLDLEMVTMNSLMSYRASSVLRLTVFVGAYAF, from the exons ATGCTCCCTTTTGCCTCCTGCCTCCCCGGGTCTTTACTGCTCTGGGCGCTTTTGCTGCTGCTCTTGGGAGCAGCGTCTCCACAGGACTCCGAAGAGCCGGACAGCTACACG GAGTGTACAGATGGGTATGAGTGGGATGCAGACAGCCAGCACTGCCGGG ATGTCAATGAGTGCCTGACCATCCCCGAGGCCTGCAAAGGTGAAATGAAATGCATCAACCACTATGGGGGCTATTTGTGTCTGCCTCGATCTGCCGCTGTCATCAATGATCTACATGGTGAAGGGCCTCCGCCGCCAGTGCCTCCTGCTCAGCACCCCAACCCTTGCCCACCAGGCTATGAGCCTGATGAACAGGAGAGCTGTGTGG ATGTGGACGAGTGTGCCCAGGCTTTGCATGACTGTCGCCCTAGCCAGGACTGTCATAACCTGCCTGGCTCCTACCAGTGCACCTGTCCTGACGGTTACCGAAAAATTGGGCCGGAATGTGTGG ACATAGACGAGTGTCGCTACCGCTATTGCCAGCACCGGTGTGTGAACCTGCCAGGCTCCTTTCGCTGCCAGTGTGAGCCAGGATTCCAGTTGGGACCTAACAACCGCTCTTGTGTGG ATGTGAATGAGTGTGACATGGGAGCCCCATGTGAGCAACGCTGCTTCAACTCCTACGGGACCTTCCTGTGTCGTTGTAACCAAGGCTATGAGCTGCACCGGGACGGCTTCTCCTGCAGTG ATATCGATGAGTGCAGCTACTCCAGTTACCTCTGCCAGTATCGCTGTGTCAACGAGCCAGGCCGCTTCTCCTGTCACTGCCCACAAGGCTACCAGCTGCTGGCCACGAGGCTCTGCCAAG ACATTGACGAGTGTGAATCAGGTGCACACCAGTGTTCTGAGTCCCAAACCTGTGTGAACTTCCATGGGGGCTACCGCTGTGTGGACACTAACCGTTGCGTGGAGCCCTATGTCCAAGTGTCTGACAA CCGCTGCCTCTGCCCTGTCTCCAACCCCCTGTGTCGAGAACAACCGTCATCCATTGTACACCGCTACATGAGCATCACCTCGGAGCGAAGTGTGCCTGCGGACGTGTTTCAGATCCAGGCAACCTCTGTCTACCCTGGTGCCTACAATGCCTTTCAGATCCGCGCTGGAAACACAC GGGACTTCTACATCAGG CAAATCAACAATGTCAGTGCCATGCTGGTTCTTGCCAGGCCAGTGACAGGACCCCGGGAGTATGTGCTGGACCTGGAGATGGTCACCATGAACTCTCTTATGAGCTACCGGGCCAGCTCCGTACTGAGACTCACCGTCTTTGTGGGAGCCTACGCCTTCTGA